The genomic DNA tatgtacgaataagattaaagtctattcgtgagctagtgtctcttggagtggtgtcattggactttgtaagttcaaaggacaatattgctgatccactcactaaaggacttgattctgagaaaatcaagagatccagtaagggaatgggattgaggcctatcctggtttcacctatagcggcaacccaacctatctgattggagatcccaagaagtaggttcaatgtggtataaacaagttataagggtgaaccgtaagcatcaaattgattgagatgtaatctcatagtctcttccctggatagatgcttgactgctagtaaggatgagcttagaagctcttaatgagttcaaggtcttaatgacaggatactcgcagtacatccttggagaactcatctatgtaagtgtaactgtgtgaCCGCAGTGtgggggggtctaggcaactctccttagcacttatgaaacaagattcggtggcatggtcgtaatgcaccaacccagaaggattcaaccatcGCTCATGATGAGTTGTTATCAATTGATTTTcatatataaaaggtttaagtttaagactgagttcacttcaaacctatgtgaataagtttggtgtacttaggtgaaaattcaaaccggaaggtattttcactaaaatctcattgcaaccaagcctcaggacaagtcTCTGTTTTTcgaccaaaataatttgaattagtgggggattgttgagttttgtgtttaattcaaagtatttttcttgGTTTTAGTTGTTATGGTAATGCATATGTgaatgcatttagtcccacattggtaagctaagaaggttggaagaccttatatatggatcccttccatccttgcttagcaaagttaaggggacctacatGCATGCGCGagccgagcccaaatcaggtggtttcggggggttcgagccggaaatccataaaccgggcgcgacgcacgcgaacatcgcgcgcaggggggagGGGGTGCAAATCCCGAGCTTGTGGGCCTCACACTTGCAGGCGGCCTGGTTCATTTTTGCCAGtccttggtttggtttggttctgTCCTCGCGTGAACCACCGACGCACCTGGCGAGGCGTGTGAGCAAGCGACGCACTTCGAACCAACGCTTTGGTTTGCTGGCGAAGCAATATCCCGCACGTGAGGAAGCGACGCACTTCGAACCGGCACACGCTTTGGTTCGCTGGCGAAGCAGTGCTTCAGGGTGAATAAATACACTATCTCTATTCGTGGTTCAAACACTCTCAAGCAGTCTGCTTTCTCTCCTTCCCTCTCTGTGTATGCGTGCACTGTCTTCTTCTTTTTCGAGAGTTTTtccttgtcctgaggcttggtttccgcgatctgaggttgagtccgagtgcaacgttcatcttggagtgcacctacgggcgacgcgagtggttgtcggatcttgggagaattttgccggagagcctctgcaccgtgggcgacaataaattctctaaagacagtcggcacgccgacgcttcaatAGGAAGATACCAATTTCTGAATCTTACTCTTTTATTTAtctgtttattgcatgcttgctatTTTGGTGCAATTTACTACTGTTTAATACTCTCCTATCAACGACATTCTAAAATAGATCTTTAAACTTCATGTTCATGTTACTTCAACAAAAGAGTATATGAAGGCAATTATTTAGTTTGCTGCAACTAAAGCCAATGCAACTAAATCAATTAGGGTCTTATTACTAGGATGGAGCATGCCGTGAATAGGAAGGAAAGTTACTACAAGAAAGAGTTGTATTTCAGGTATTCAACAAAGTGAATCCATATTTTGTCACTATCCTTTATAAGGAGAGGGTCACTTCAGGTATTCAACTCAACGACATCATAatacaagaaaaacaaaagaaataaaagaaaatccaACCTGAGAAAGGAAACGATCGATGAAGATGGGCAAAGATGTTCGACGGAGAGGAGTTTAGGGTTACGACAGAGAGGTTTCGATGGAGGGAGTTCGTGTGAGGAGGCTTCGACGGAGAGGGCTTCGGCGGAGAGGGCTTCGCCAGAGAGGGCTTCGCTAGAGAGAGGATGGGTGAAGATATTGGCGGAGAGGAGTTTAGGGTTGCGGTAGAGAGGTTCCGACGGAGGCAGAACGCATGAGGAGGATGCTGTGATTTTAGGTTTTGCGGGTTGGTTTCGGGCGTGAGGATATGTTTCCTGTGATAAGTAGTTCGCAAGCTGGTGAGGATGCTTGGCGGAAAAATATTCGCGGGAGGATTTTCACGTGTAAAATTTTGGCTAGatgtttagaaaattttgaagattattAACGGTGCACATTGCATGctgttaaaattttattatatttattcgcATCATATATTTTTACACACCGTCATTTATATATGTATAATAACTATTAACAACACTCTTCGCACAccattaatattaagttttaatagcGCACACTGCATGCCGTAGAAAAATTTATTCACAACATATTTTTTTACAAGCtgtcatttgaataaatattatattatccgCAGCACACATAATTGGGCACGCCGTAAAAACTATGATTAACGATGCGCTTTAATCGCGCACAATTGATGATGCACTGTAGAAAATCACTTTTATTATAGTGatgcatttctaattttaattgttgattttttttcaCGGATAATGTAAATAAAGGTATATTTTAATACCATAAGTAGATATCCAAACTTTATTAAAGCATAATTTTTAAGAACACGTTAAACTTATGTTTATCAATTTATGTATTTTTCTGATAAATAGTTTGCCCTTTATCTATATCTATTTTAACTTTAGGTTTATCATATGAGCATGATTTTTTTCATATATGAGTATATTTGCCCtttgtttttttaataatctaTTGTACCATTGTTGCAGGATTGAATAATGATGAATTTAATAGGTTTTGAGTAGGATGAGAGGTGTAATCTAGGGACTTATTGGTTTTGAGTAGGATGAGATGTATTTGTTTTTGTGACGGAATTAATTTAGAACAATGCATGATGCTTTACATGAATGATGTAATTATTTTTGAATGTATGTTTGTGAATTGTTTGCGGATGTTTTTGAATTGTTTGTGAATGTACCATGAATTATTTGTCAATGGTGATAGTTTGTGAATGTTAAATGTGTAGTAAATAGTTTGTAATGCTATATTATAATATTAGATTGAAATTTAAATGACAGGATTTAAATTGTTGAATTAAGGAGTTGTTATCaaaattttaccttaaattagtaatgaaaataaaaaagaatccgTCGCTAAATTTTATCTTAATTTAGGACTGAAATAAAATAGTACTATAATTTAAcgacaaaataaaaaattttattactaAATTTAACGAATAAAATTCcatcattaaaataaatattcggaagtcggcgactataaaaaaaattaagattgaaATTTTAGATAGCTCGTTATGGATTTTCTTGCAAGGAAAATAGAAGTCTTTCCTCCTGTTTTTATTCTTATTCCACATTGACCATCTTATTCTGTGCAACCCGTCCTGTGTTGCCATAAGAAAACATCAGATTTGTCTTCGAATCACTATGGCTTGAAAGCATCCATAAAGGTCTTAAGATTCTCCAGCGAAGCGCCTCCTTCGTTAATGTTCTGCTGAGCATTCTCCTTCAACATCGATGCCCTTGCTCTCATCTCCTCGTTCGAAAGCAACTCTTCTACCTTGGATTTCACCTGTTCCCGCTTAACGATCCCACTCTCGTCAGGCGTCATGCGCAGACCCACCTTCCAATCGTCACAAATGTAGCTCTGGTTCAGGAATTGGTCCCCAAAATACGGCCAACAGAGGAAGAGCTTCCCGTTCCTGACGCCTTCCATGGTGGAGTTCCAACCGCAGTGAGACACGAAGCAAGCGACAGAAGGGTGAGCCAGCACCTTCTGTTGAGGTGCCCAAGCCACAATCTTCCCTCTGTCTCCGACACGCTCTTTGAATCCATCCGAATAGGCATCGGCAGAGTCACCGGTTAGGTCGGGCCGGACCACCCACAAGAACGGTCGGCCGGTCGCCTCCAGCCCGAGCGCGAACTCCTGGAACTGGCCGCGGTCGAAGATGGTGAAGCTCCCGAAAGCCACGTAGACGACGGAACCCGGCTGCCGCTCGTCCAGCCACGACAAGCAGGCCGCGTCCTCCGGCCAGAAATTCCCCAAGGCGCGGTTCGGCCGGAGGCCGGTTAGCAGCGGCCCGATTGGAAGAATCTTTGGATTGTAACGGAAGGTTGGCTCTTCGAGCTCTTTGAAGGAGTTGCAGATGATGAAATCTGCGACGTCGATTGCCCTGTTGTTGTTGACGATGTGGTTGAAGATTAGCTGTTTGGTTCTGCCATCTCCAAGTAGGTTCCATATCAAGTGGGACGCGTTGATGAATGGCATGCCGGGACCGAGCTGGAACGTCTCGTGTTCAGAGATCGGTGTGCCTGTAAAAACAGAAACTGTCGTTACTTTTGCATCATGTAAAATTTGGCGTCTCACTAATTAATCACAATCATCTgaccaaaacaaaaacaaaaacaaaatcaatTACCATCGGCATTGATGACGCCTCTAGAAATCAACTTCGGAATGCTCAGCAGAGTCGCAAGTACCTGGGCTGCCGCCGGCCAGAAAGAGGCTGACCGGAGACCCTTCTTACAGCCAACCTCCAGCGCCCATCCCATGTTCGCATCCACCAACATGCAACTCATGGGATCCTCTGTTTTTTTGCTCTTCTCGATTAGTTCCTCCAAGCACCGCGGCATTACCTTCGTGAATGCTTCCGTGAGCCTGGCGAGATCGTTCCGGTCTTCTTCCGGCCCTAATCCGTCGGGGACCGTTACCAGAGCGATCTGCTCCACGGCGCTCCCCGCGGACAACGCGGTTAGCAGACGCTTGTGGTTGAATTCGGTATTGACGAAGGTGACCTTGAAACCGTGATCTACTAAGCAGTGGCAGAGCTCCATGAAGGGAATGACATGGCCTTGAGCAGGGAATGGTAGAGCGAGAACGTGTGGCACGTCCATCCTGAAACAacagagagaaagaggaagagaggaagaacaACAAAAAAGAAGAGATAATTACTTAATTTTATCAGTGAATTATATAATAGAAGTTATGGAAAGAACTATGACAAATATGACAAAATGAAAATTAAGTATGATAAATATGCTAATTATAAAAGTACGAAATTTGATTAAATCATGATAAATAtgttaattataaaagtaatttgAGTTATAGCGTGACAAATATTGAATTAAAGTATAACAATATAAGTCATTATTGATTTAAATTAAGCGGGAATGATTCTAAAATCCCtatacaaatttaaatatttgcATTCAGTCCCTGTATCATACTTTCTTTTTTCTCGATACCTCACcaaaatgatttatttgtttcaATTTCCTAACTCATTTAAAATTACCAACTTACCCACGTATTAAATTAAAACCTTCAAATATTGCTTATCTCTCTCCCAACTACCAACGCACCCCCCTATTTCGAGCCTCTGCAACCCCAAGTCATCGGCGACACAGTCTCCAACTTCCCCTCTAAACCATCGGCGATGACCTGACCTCCCCTTACTTCAACCTAAAGCATCTCCATTGACGTTGAAGACAGAAATCGGAGAACCGACATAACTCTACTTTCACCTTCAACCCAAGAATTATCGGTAAGTTATAATTTTCTATCATATATTTCAACCAAGTTTTTATTCTTGTGCGAAAAATCGAAGGTTTAGGTCATGGGTGTTTTCAATTTTGTGAGGTTAAGGTTGAATAAAATTTGGTTTCTATTTTAGAATTACaaatttatgaataaatttgTATTGCATCTtctttaattaaaggaaagaacgAGCCATGTGAATATTTTGTAATGATTATCAATAAACAGGGTATTGTACCCAATTTAATAGTATGATGCTCAAAATTTGTGAGATTGAATAAAATTGAGTTTGTGAACAAGATAGGGTTTAGTTTTCTGGTTGGGTTTGTGTTATTTAGAGACGAATTGATggcaaatttttattatttagttCTTGAATAGAAAAACTCTTAAATCATTAGGAAATCTctagaaaaaaaattcttgaatTGTATATGAATAAAACTTTAATATTCAGTTTTT from Zingiber officinale cultivar Zhangliang chromosome 4A, Zo_v1.1, whole genome shotgun sequence includes the following:
- the LOC121973106 gene encoding UDP-glycosyltransferase 83A1-like; this encodes MDVPHVLALPFPAQGHVIPFMELCHCLVDHGFKVTFVNTEFNHKRLLTALSAGSAVEQIALVTVPDGLGPEEDRNDLARLTEAFTKVMPRCLEELIEKSKKTEDPMSCMLVDANMGWALEVGCKKGLRSASFWPAAAQVLATLLSIPKLISRGVINADGTPISEHETFQLGPGMPFINASHLIWNLLGDGRTKQLIFNHIVNNNRAIDVADFIICNSFKELEEPTFRYNPKILPIGPLLTGLRPNRALGNFWPEDAACLSWLDERQPGSVVYVAFGSFTIFDRGQFQEFALGLEATGRPFLWVVRPDLTGDSADAYSDGFKERVGDRGKIVAWAPQQKVLAHPSVACFVSHCGWNSTMEGVRNGKLFLCWPYFGDQFLNQSYICDDWKVGLRMTPDESGIVKREQVKSKVEELLSNEEMRARASMLKENAQQNINEGGASLENLKTFMDAFKP